From a region of the Roseivirga sp. 4D4 genome:
- a CDS encoding universal stress protein, with the protein MKNILVPTDFSDCARVAERIGLEIAKKANAEIHFLHLIKTPVDWVKLPLEKEDRYPKTKAEIAHAEVELHKLASLAEDLGLKTKVFLVFNKGREEIDHHILQHNHDFIVMGSHGAGGLRKVVGSNTQRVVRNAHCPVLVIKPEVKEFSVKNIVFASSFEEDVHAQFMKVIEFADLMGANIHLLNVNIPDHFVYTETAEARMKAFLEQCPRGTCSINIYNSWREEAGIKQFAGKIDADVISLITHGKSGFLKMLEPGVSENLVNQSELPVLVVNIKAK; encoded by the coding sequence ATGAAAAATATACTCGTCCCTACAGACTTTTCAGATTGCGCGCGAGTAGCCGAGCGAATTGGATTAGAAATAGCCAAAAAGGCAAATGCAGAGATACACTTTTTACACCTGATCAAGACTCCTGTTGATTGGGTTAAACTACCCTTAGAGAAAGAAGATCGTTACCCTAAAACCAAAGCGGAGATAGCTCATGCGGAAGTCGAACTTCACAAGCTTGCTAGTTTGGCTGAAGATTTGGGGCTGAAGACAAAGGTGTTTTTGGTATTCAACAAAGGCCGGGAGGAAATTGACCACCATATCTTGCAGCATAATCACGACTTTATTGTCATGGGTTCCCACGGTGCAGGAGGCCTGAGAAAGGTTGTTGGTTCCAATACACAGCGTGTGGTCAGAAACGCCCATTGCCCTGTGCTAGTCATTAAACCTGAGGTCAAGGAGTTCAGCGTAAAAAACATTGTATTTGCCTCCAGCTTTGAGGAGGATGTACACGCTCAATTTATGAAAGTGATTGAGTTTGCTGATTTAATGGGGGCCAATATCCATTTGCTCAATGTCAATATCCCAGATCACTTTGTATACACCGAAACTGCTGAGGCGAGGATGAAAGCATTTTTGGAGCAATGCCCCAGGGGTACCTGTTCCATCAATATCTATAATTCTTGGAGAGAGGAGGCCGGTATCAAGCAGTTTGCAGGCAAGATTGATGCTGATGTTATTTCACTGATAACTCATGGCAAGTCCGGCTTCCTTAAGATGCTGGAACCCGGTGTTTCAGAAAACCTAGTCAACCAATCAGAACTACCCGTATTGGTTGTGAACATTAAAGCTAAATGA
- a CDS encoding copper-translocating P-type ATPase encodes MDNHDHKNSHDHSDHDHHDHQSHKMSHKEEAKHDHGEMDQGGHGGHMGHNPGHGEMGHDHHRMMIEDFKKRFWVSLVLTVPILAFSPMIQGFFGYEWLLPGNPYILFALSSIVYFWGGWPFLKGFYSEVKAKGPGMMTLISMAISVAYFYSSATVFGLPGEDFFWELATLIDIMLLGHWLEMKSVLGASKALQLLVSMMPSEAHRVKGDHVEDVRLEDLEPGDIILIKPGEKVPADGVIVEGESYLNESMLTGESKPVKKGLDIKVIGGSINGNGSLKVKVEHTGKDSYLNKVITLVQEAQKSKSKMQNLSDRAAKWLTYVALAIGFGTLAVWLMLDFPFVYALERMVTVMIIACPHALGLAIPLVVAISTAISAQNGLLIRNRTAFEEARKISALVFDKTGTLTKGDFGVTRIESVQDDFSENEILRLSSALEQSSEHPIAVGIIKKAKEQEITIPKPENFNAITGKGVEASVEGKGIKVVSPGYLKESGMDLPEGAYGSAAETVVFVIVNDVLAGYIALADEIREESAEAIRIFKKNNIKVMMATGDNDTVAHAVSNELGLDGYYAEVLPHQKVEIVKELQEGGEFVAMTGDGVNDAPALAQADVGIAVGSGTDVAAETADIILVNSNPQDIASLILFGKATYNKMIQNLVWATGYNAFAIPLAAGVLYSTGFVLGPAVGAVFMSLSTIIVAINAQLLKGKLIRSEK; translated from the coding sequence ATGGACAATCACGATCATAAAAATAGCCATGACCACTCAGATCATGATCATCACGACCACCAGTCTCATAAGATGAGCCACAAAGAAGAAGCCAAGCATGATCATGGGGAAATGGATCAAGGAGGGCATGGTGGTCATATGGGGCACAATCCCGGACATGGAGAAATGGGACATGACCATCACAGGATGATGATCGAAGATTTCAAAAAACGGTTTTGGGTATCGCTGGTACTTACAGTTCCTATACTGGCCTTTTCACCCATGATCCAGGGATTTTTTGGTTACGAATGGCTACTGCCAGGTAATCCATATATCCTGTTTGCCTTGTCCTCGATTGTCTATTTCTGGGGCGGTTGGCCATTTCTCAAAGGCTTCTACAGTGAGGTAAAAGCTAAAGGGCCTGGTATGATGACCCTGATCTCCATGGCCATCAGTGTCGCCTATTTCTATAGCTCGGCCACGGTTTTTGGACTTCCTGGAGAGGACTTTTTTTGGGAGTTGGCAACGCTGATAGATATCATGTTACTGGGCCACTGGCTCGAAATGAAATCTGTATTAGGTGCGTCTAAAGCACTACAGTTGCTTGTGAGTATGATGCCCTCAGAAGCACACAGAGTTAAAGGCGACCATGTAGAGGATGTGCGATTAGAAGATCTTGAGCCTGGAGATATCATTTTGATAAAGCCTGGTGAAAAAGTACCCGCAGATGGAGTCATTGTAGAGGGGGAAAGCTATTTAAATGAATCCATGCTTACAGGAGAGTCCAAACCTGTGAAGAAAGGACTGGATATAAAGGTTATCGGGGGCTCAATAAACGGTAATGGTTCATTAAAAGTCAAGGTAGAACATACTGGCAAAGACAGTTATCTCAATAAGGTCATTACTCTAGTGCAGGAAGCGCAAAAGTCTAAATCAAAAATGCAAAATCTGTCGGATCGGGCCGCCAAGTGGCTCACCTATGTTGCTTTGGCTATAGGCTTTGGCACTTTGGCAGTGTGGCTGATGCTGGATTTTCCATTTGTGTATGCATTAGAAAGAATGGTTACCGTAATGATCATAGCCTGCCCTCATGCTCTCGGATTGGCAATCCCTTTGGTGGTGGCCATCTCCACAGCTATTTCAGCCCAAAACGGCCTGCTTATCCGTAACAGAACCGCTTTTGAAGAAGCAAGGAAAATTTCTGCATTGGTTTTTGATAAAACCGGTACCTTGACCAAAGGAGACTTTGGAGTCACACGTATTGAATCGGTGCAGGATGACTTTTCTGAAAACGAGATCCTCCGGCTTTCTAGTGCATTAGAACAGAGCTCGGAGCATCCTATTGCGGTGGGCATAATAAAGAAGGCCAAGGAACAGGAGATCACTATTCCCAAGCCCGAAAATTTTAACGCTATTACCGGCAAGGGTGTGGAGGCATCGGTTGAGGGGAAAGGTATCAAAGTGGTAAGTCCTGGATATTTGAAAGAATCCGGTATGGATCTTCCCGAAGGTGCCTACGGAAGTGCCGCTGAAACAGTCGTGTTCGTGATTGTTAATGATGTTTTGGCAGGATATATTGCCCTGGCCGATGAGATAAGAGAGGAAAGTGCGGAGGCTATCAGGATATTTAAAAAGAATAATATCAAGGTGATGATGGCCACGGGCGATAATGATACTGTGGCTCATGCGGTGAGTAATGAATTGGGGCTTGATGGATATTATGCGGAAGTATTGCCCCATCAGAAGGTAGAGATTGTAAAAGAACTACAAGAAGGAGGAGAGTTTGTGGCCATGACGGGTGATGGTGTGAATGATGCCCCAGCACTGGCGCAGGCAGATGTAGGCATTGCTGTTGGGTCAGGCACAGATGTGGCAGCAGAAACAGCGGATATTATCCTGGTTAACAGTAACCCCCAGGATATTGCTAGTCTGATACTCTTTGGTAAAGCTACCTACAATAAAATGATCCAAAACCTGGTCTGGGCCACTGGTTATAATGCATTTGCCATTCCATTGGCTGCAGGGGTACTGTACTCTACCGGATTTGTGTTGGGGCCAGCCGTTGGAGCCGTATTTATGAGTTTGAGTACCATCATCGTAGCAATTAATGCACAATTGCTTAAAGGCAAATTGATCAGAAGTGAAAAATAG
- the nhaA gene encoding Na+/H+ antiporter NhaA — translation MSLLNGNPLVIFLESIKGKSRAGIGITIMLSVAIAMVWANSSYGVFYREFIHTEIAIKVNNFELSEPLLIWVNDGLMAVFFLFVGLELKREILGGKLSNFRLAILPVGAAVGGMLVPALLYSVFNFGGVGENGWGVPMATDIAFALGVLSLFGKRVPTELKVFLVALAIVDDLGAVLVIAVFYTSGISEMDLLHGFLFFLLLMGGNLIGIRKAWFYGLIGIGGVWLAFFFSGVHPTIAGILIAFAIPGRVKIKEEDFLKNLNLLHREFLVTRPIPGSFISERQLEILEEIKTRSNDAETPLQKIEYGLSPIVGFLILPLFALVNAGIHIHGNLSEILTHPIGLGIGLGLIGGKFIGIAGASWLMVKLGWAQLQDSITWGQIYAVALIAGIGFTMSLFITELAFDNEEYAYYAKLSVLFASTLAGILGSVWLHKTTRIKKA, via the coding sequence ATGAGTCTTCTTAATGGCAATCCTTTAGTAATCTTTTTAGAGTCTATAAAGGGAAAGAGCCGTGCAGGGATTGGCATCACCATTATGTTGTCAGTGGCCATTGCTATGGTCTGGGCCAACTCATCTTATGGTGTTTTCTATAGAGAATTCATCCATACCGAAATAGCCATCAAAGTCAATAATTTCGAGCTTTCCGAACCACTTTTGATTTGGGTCAACGATGGTTTGATGGCCGTTTTCTTTCTTTTCGTTGGCTTGGAACTCAAACGTGAAATCCTGGGAGGGAAACTATCGAATTTTCGTTTAGCCATACTGCCTGTGGGAGCAGCGGTTGGCGGTATGCTTGTGCCCGCATTGCTTTATTCAGTATTCAATTTTGGGGGAGTTGGTGAAAATGGTTGGGGCGTACCCATGGCCACAGATATTGCCTTTGCCCTTGGAGTACTTTCTCTTTTTGGTAAGAGAGTCCCGACAGAGCTCAAAGTATTCCTGGTAGCGCTTGCCATTGTTGATGATTTAGGAGCTGTTTTGGTTATTGCGGTGTTCTACACCTCGGGTATTTCAGAGATGGATTTGCTCCATGGATTTTTGTTTTTTCTACTACTTATGGGTGGAAACCTTATTGGTATTCGAAAGGCTTGGTTTTACGGACTTATCGGCATAGGTGGTGTATGGTTGGCTTTCTTTTTTTCGGGGGTTCACCCAACTATTGCAGGTATTCTCATCGCTTTCGCCATCCCGGGCAGGGTGAAGATCAAAGAAGAAGACTTCCTTAAAAACCTGAATTTACTTCATCGGGAGTTTTTGGTTACCAGACCAATACCAGGCAGTTTTATTTCAGAAAGGCAATTAGAGATTTTGGAAGAAATAAAGACAAGATCCAATGATGCAGAAACACCCCTGCAGAAAATTGAATATGGGCTGTCACCAATTGTGGGCTTTCTTATTCTGCCGCTTTTTGCTTTGGTGAATGCCGGAATCCATATTCATGGTAACCTATCGGAAATTCTTACTCATCCCATAGGGCTGGGAATAGGCCTGGGCCTTATAGGGGGTAAATTCATTGGCATTGCCGGAGCTTCCTGGTTAATGGTAAAACTGGGCTGGGCCCAACTTCAAGACAGCATTACCTGGGGACAAATTTATGCAGTAGCCTTGATTGCAGGCATAGGTTTTACCATGTCACTTTTTATTACAGAGCTCGCATTTGATAATGAGGAATATGCCTATTATGCAAAACTGAGTGTCCTCTTTGCCTCTACACTGGCGGGTATTTTGGGGTCTGTGTGGTTACATAAAACCACAAGAATCAAAAAAGCCTAA
- a CDS encoding SHOCT domain-containing protein: protein MHWGYSFWGMHLVWWIVWIVLLIWIFVTPWDVPGQRKQPDSPLDILKKRYASGEIGQEQFERMKEDLEKQ from the coding sequence ATGCATTGGGGATATAGTTTTTGGGGAATGCACTTAGTGTGGTGGATTGTCTGGATAGTACTGCTTATATGGATATTTGTGACCCCCTGGGATGTGCCAGGTCAAAGAAAACAGCCGGATAGCCCTTTGGATATTTTGAAAAAGCGTTATGCTAGCGGAGAAATTGGACAGGAGCAATTCGAGAGGATGAAAGAGGATTTGGAAAAACAATGA
- a CDS encoding restriction endonuclease has product MRRKKMGLSVIKASGEHEVFEEGKLRQSLNRAGATPELVTQILKEVAGQFNGVVSTRKIYRLAFNLLKAHSRKLAGKYHLKRAIMELGPSGYPFERYVGEILKAQGYQTQVGVMVQGKCVMHEVDVIAEKDDHHFMIECKFHNHPGTKSDVKVPLYIRSRFEDVRNQWIHMPGHKAKFHQGWVVTNTKFTKDAIDYGKCSGMNLIGWDYPMNGSLNERINLSGLHPLTCLTSLTKKEKARLLKESIVLCKEICEHPEVLSVLDLSAKRTESVLHEAHGICMEFNSKDQ; this is encoded by the coding sequence TTGAGAAGGAAGAAGATGGGTTTATCCGTAATAAAAGCATCTGGTGAGCATGAGGTTTTTGAAGAGGGCAAACTGCGTCAATCCCTGAATAGAGCAGGTGCTACCCCTGAGCTTGTTACACAGATTCTGAAAGAAGTAGCAGGTCAGTTTAATGGGGTAGTGAGCACGCGCAAAATCTATAGGTTGGCCTTTAATTTACTCAAGGCACATTCCCGCAAATTGGCAGGCAAATATCATCTGAAACGAGCCATCATGGAATTAGGTCCGTCTGGTTATCCTTTTGAACGATACGTTGGGGAAATCCTGAAGGCACAAGGATACCAAACCCAGGTAGGGGTAATGGTACAGGGTAAATGCGTAATGCACGAGGTAGATGTGATCGCTGAAAAAGATGATCATCATTTTATGATCGAATGCAAATTCCACAATCACCCCGGTACCAAATCAGATGTCAAAGTGCCACTCTATATACGTTCACGGTTTGAAGATGTAAGGAACCAGTGGATACATATGCCTGGTCATAAAGCCAAGTTTCACCAGGGCTGGGTAGTGACAAATACAAAGTTCACTAAAGACGCCATAGACTACGGAAAATGTAGTGGCATGAACCTGATAGGGTGGGACTATCCTATGAATGGAAGCCTGAATGAACGGATTAACCTTTCGGGTTTACACCCTCTAACCTGCTTGACGTCACTGACAAAAAAGGAAAAGGCAAGGCTTCTCAAGGAGTCAATAGTGCTTTGCAAAGAAATCTGCGAGCATCCGGAAGTACTGTCAGTTCTGGATTTATCCGCTAAGCGTACCGAAAGTGTACTCCATGAAGCGCATGGAATATGTATGGAATTCAATTCAAAAGACCAATGA
- a CDS encoding DUF4136 domain-containing protein, whose protein sequence is MKRIILCISTLCLLSLLVGCNVYRKVTVNGDRSFDYSEYSSFAWLPSADSTKNNAYDNSTIRNNTRLFFNHCMRQRAYEIDTLAPDLLFKLEWVNIPKAFDYAEIGSVPTWKQDFIDNWYHNDFKALDEEDIDYEIKTKEFAYGAIILNIFNREEKRLIWRGVAEGNIYDAEKIYDDLHPAVHRLMKKFPIKVKKK, encoded by the coding sequence ATGAAAAGGATCATACTCTGTATATCGACCCTCTGCTTATTAAGCCTACTGGTAGGGTGTAATGTCTATAGGAAAGTAACTGTAAACGGTGATAGAAGTTTTGATTATTCTGAATACAGTTCCTTCGCCTGGTTACCGTCTGCCGACAGTACAAAGAACAATGCCTATGATAATTCTACTATTAGAAATAATACAAGGCTTTTCTTTAACCACTGCATGAGACAACGTGCTTATGAGATAGATACACTAGCTCCAGACCTCCTTTTTAAGTTGGAGTGGGTCAACATTCCCAAGGCTTTTGATTATGCGGAGATTGGTTCAGTTCCTACCTGGAAACAAGACTTCATCGATAACTGGTATCATAATGATTTTAAGGCCCTCGATGAAGAGGATATCGATTACGAAATAAAGACAAAGGAATTTGCCTATGGGGCTATTATACTCAACATTTTCAATAGAGAAGAAAAACGGCTTATATGGAGAGGAGTGGCCGAAGGAAATATATATGATGCTGAAAAGATCTATGATGATCTTCATCCAGCAGTTCATCGGTTGATGAAGAAATTCCCAATTAAGGTAAAGAAGAAATAG
- a CDS encoding ArsR/SmtB family transcription factor: MSERCIRVLADPVQIKDCKARIEEIQTPISEIAKILNLSGNEVRLKILYLLDSEEKMCPCDLSDVLGMSVPAISQHLRKLKDGGLVIDNKVGQTVFYQLVDHSISILKPILTLLSCQITKEVQDEK, translated from the coding sequence ATGTCTGAACGCTGTATTAGAGTTTTAGCCGATCCTGTTCAAATCAAGGACTGTAAAGCCAGAATTGAGGAGATTCAAACCCCAATTTCTGAGATTGCCAAAATCCTAAACCTCTCTGGAAATGAAGTGAGGTTGAAGATTCTTTACTTGCTTGATTCTGAAGAAAAGATGTGCCCTTGCGATTTAAGTGATGTATTAGGTATGTCGGTTCCAGCTATTTCACAACACTTAAGAAAGTTGAAAGATGGCGGTTTAGTCATAGATAATAAGGTTGGCCAAACGGTTTTTTACCAGTTGGTTGATCACAGTATTTCAATACTCAAGCCCATTCTTACACTTCTCTCATGTCAAATAACAAAGGAGGTTCAAGATGAAAAATAA
- the merTP gene encoding mercuric transport protein MerTP: MKNKNSGNEVASAGVLTAVVSSLCCITPVFALISGTSGIAATFSWMEPYRPFLIGLTILVLAFAWYQKLKPHTAEEVACACDDDKPSFWQSRSFLSIVTVFAAVMLSFPSYAHVFYPENEAAVVLTPTSQVQTVSFQIEGMTCSGCEAHVKHAAGEVDGVIETMASYADGTAKVEFDASKTNKEDIIAAIKTTGYKVTPVEE; encoded by the coding sequence ATGAAAAATAAAAACTCTGGCAATGAGGTGGCAAGTGCTGGTGTATTGACGGCTGTAGTTTCCTCACTTTGCTGTATTACACCTGTTTTTGCACTAATCTCAGGTACTAGTGGAATTGCGGCTACATTCTCCTGGATGGAGCCTTACAGACCTTTCTTGATTGGTCTTACCATTTTAGTTTTAGCGTTTGCATGGTATCAGAAATTGAAACCTCATACAGCTGAGGAGGTGGCTTGTGCCTGTGATGATGATAAACCTTCTTTTTGGCAATCGAGATCGTTTTTGAGTATTGTTACTGTATTTGCAGCAGTGATGCTTTCATTCCCAAGTTATGCCCATGTGTTCTATCCTGAGAATGAGGCTGCTGTGGTGCTCACTCCTACCTCTCAGGTTCAAACAGTGAGTTTCCAAATTGAAGGAATGACCTGTAGCGGCTGTGAGGCACATGTAAAACATGCAGCAGGCGAGGTAGATGGTGTAATCGAAACAATGGCTTCCTATGCCGATGGAACTGCTAAAGTCGAGTTTGACGCATCCAAAACGAATAAAGAGGATATTATAGCGGCCATTAAGACGACTGGTTATAAGGTTACACCTGTAGAAGAATAG
- a CDS encoding GDCCVxC domain-containing (seleno)protein — MASEVLLQSVITCPNCGHSNEETMPTDSCQFFYQCDGCNEVLKPLEGDCCIFCSYGSVKCPPIQQGMYRC; from the coding sequence ATGGCATCGGAGGTTTTATTACAATCAGTTATTACTTGCCCGAATTGTGGCCATTCCAACGAGGAAACGATGCCAACCGATTCATGTCAATTCTTTTATCAATGTGATGGCTGCAATGAAGTGCTAAAGCCACTTGAAGGAGATTGTTGCATATTTTGCTCTTACGGATCGGTCAAGTGTCCGCCAATACAACAAGGAATGTATAGATGTTAA
- a CDS encoding Fur family transcriptional regulator: MLEKKLEHRNIKPTAVRLLVLKALVESSAAVSLNDLEAKFERADKATLYRTLKTFEDKKLIHSIDDGSGATKYALCAEGCECEPQDQHIHFHCVKCNETYCLTQSKIPQTNIPVGFRASSASMVYKGTCPNCL, encoded by the coding sequence ATGCTTGAGAAAAAACTGGAACATCGAAACATCAAACCCACTGCTGTGCGCCTATTGGTGCTAAAAGCATTAGTGGAATCGAGTGCTGCAGTAAGTTTGAACGACCTAGAGGCGAAGTTTGAACGGGCTGACAAAGCTACCCTTTACAGAACACTCAAAACCTTTGAGGACAAAAAGCTAATACATAGCATAGATGATGGAAGTGGGGCCACAAAATACGCACTCTGTGCAGAAGGATGTGAATGCGAGCCACAAGATCAACACATCCATTTTCATTGTGTGAAATGTAATGAAACCTATTGCCTGACACAGTCTAAAATACCCCAAACAAATATCCCTGTAGGTTTCAGGGCATCAAGCGCCAGCATGGTCTACAAAGGTACTTGTCCAAATTGTCTCTGA
- a CDS encoding DUF6660 family protein: MVKVLALILSVFLLGLSLVPCADEPVIDNIEISYQDASGGHDHNGSEDFCSPLCICHCCHSHLVVYQFMMSYLEGFKFQGHKGDYTTPLVSGYLSSPFQPPQV; the protein is encoded by the coding sequence ATGGTGAAAGTTCTCGCACTCATATTATCTGTTTTTCTTCTGGGCTTGTCTCTGGTACCCTGTGCGGATGAGCCTGTAATTGATAATATTGAGATTTCATATCAGGATGCCAGCGGGGGTCACGATCACAACGGTTCAGAGGACTTTTGCTCACCCCTGTGTATCTGCCATTGCTGTCATTCACACCTTGTCGTTTATCAATTCATGATGAGTTATTTAGAGGGGTTTAAATTTCAAGGCCATAAAGGAGATTATACTACGCCATTGGTCAGTGGATATCTCTCCTCCCCTTTCCAGCCACCACAGGTTTAA